One genomic window of Salvia miltiorrhiza cultivar Shanhuang (shh) chromosome 4, IMPLAD_Smil_shh, whole genome shotgun sequence includes the following:
- the LOC131022394 gene encoding protein LNK2 isoform X3: MFDWNDDELTNIIWDEAGESDDHIVPYPDQVEEKPSILFGDPPKKEKNQRISNASPPEVKNSPTRAEDGVELDSNCINDTGDPETGFDHTSWSDCPDPSLSNVAKAEPDTAGAMITKNIAKSSEHGSIIDETAQFKKDSEIFENPPEDGEQGDFVDYGWANIGSFDDLDRIFSNQDPLFGNMSAGHADELWSPSKDVTSSPLGTTPLSGDSSDPQFGALRASIGQSEVKAEYMLDSSQTLGYKKLNEITSHAPQDVQASLDIEHFGGKSNLLGKEKSPATSGIVQAGLAQHNDGTAATPTKFPGKLFLRVQANRQKRSLKGQKLDKKNEVRQLHNLSGTWSSSRSTLQQVNGQCSPSVINPGPPLVLTQQSSLPRPEPFQQKYFSGAPLGTPLYGSMVNHYPMTSVLPQFHPGDENHELMSSSYEVPPSSSNSIKNSDDAAVKPPAMTPREKIEKLRRRQQMRAILAIQKQQLQFGNQVSVSENTGMEGGKNEVNESLGTFPSLEPSSPAEQYDSNTISTTFDNCSVEESVLYHLQDTIAKLDNKIRLCIRDSLSRLAQSAFQRQYHNDTGSTCTSSRDEVLGNKDLVGHERFTTMADVETDTNPIDRMVAHLLFHRPLDFSGKPSDAPDSPLSPKLSFEKKANPTESLTRGHFAESFGNTQITSPPGSKTAGTFSEGNQSKNCPAFVTFENASNTENTDGVRGKVETSN, translated from the exons ATGTTTGATTGGAACGACGACGag TTAACAAACATAATATGGGATGAGGCTGGGGAAAGTGATGATCATATTGTTCCATATCCTGATCAAGTTGAGGagaaaccttcaattttatttggCGATCCccctaagaaagaaaaaaatcagCGAATTTCAAATGCTAGCCCTCCTGAAGTGAAAAATTCTCCCACCAGAGCTGAAGATGGGGTTGAACTAGATAGTAATTGCATTAATGATACTGGTGATCCCGAGACAGGATTTGATCATACTTCGTGGTCTGATTGCCCCGATCCATCATTATCAAATGTTGCAAAAGCTGAACCAGATACTGCAGGTGCCATGATTACAAAAAACATAGCAAAGAGTTCAGAACATGGCTCCATAATTG ATGAGACAGCTCAATTCAAGAAAGATTCTGAAATATTTGAAAATCCCCCAGAAGATGGAGAACAAGGTGACTTTGTTGACTATGGCTGGGCCAATATTGGAAGTTTTGATGATCTGGATAGGATATTTAG CAACCAAGATCCATTATTTGGGAATATGAGCGCTGGACACGCTGATGAACTATGGTCCCCTTCCAAAGATGTAACCAGCAGCCCTCTAGGCACTACTCCTTTATCTGGAGACTCCTCTGATCCACAGTTTGGAGCACTAAGAGCCTCAATTGGTCAATCTGAGGTTAAGGCTGAATACATGCTAGATTCCAGCCAGACACTCGGGTACAAAAAACTGAACGAGATCACATCTCATGCTCCACAGGATGTACAGGCAAGCTTAGATATTGAACATTTCGGAGGTAAAAGTAACCTATTAGGGAAAGAAAAG TCACCAGCAACAAGTGGGATAGTCCAAGCAGGCCTAGCACAACATAATGATGGAACTGCTGCCACCCCTACTAAATTCCCGGGCAAA TTGTTTTTGCGTGTTCAGGCTAATAGGCAAAAGAGGTCTCTGAAGGGACAGAAGTTGGACAAAAAGAACGAAGTGAGACAACTTCATAACTTAAGTGGTACATGGTCATCATCCAGAAGCACGTTGCAACAAGTTAATGGCCAGTGTTCACCATCAGTGATCAACCCAGGTCCACCTTTGGTGCTCACTCAGCAAAGCTCACTTCCAAGGCCTGAGCCGTTTCAACAAAAATACTTCTCAGGGGCACCTTTAGGTACTCCTTTGTATGGGAGTATGGTAAATCACTATCCTATGACTTCTGTCTTGCCACAGTTTCATCCTGGGGATGAAAACCATGAACTAATGTCGTCTAGCTATGAAGTCCCACCTTCCAGTTCAAATTCAATAAAGAATTCAGACGATGCTGCAGTGAAGCCTCCAGCAATGACACCaagagaaaaaattgaaaagttaAGGAGGAGGCAGCAAATGCGAGCAATACTTGCAATTCAGAAACAGCAGCTGCAATTTGGTAACCAGGTATCTGTTTCTGAAAATACTGGCATGGAAGGAGGGAAAAACGAAGTTAATGAAAGTCTTGGGACTTTTCCTTCCCTGGAACCAAGCTCGCCTGCTGAACAGTATGATTCTAATACAATCAGCACGACCTTTGACAACTGCTCAGTGGAGGAATCGGTGCTCTATCACCTTCAAGATACCATAGCTAAA TTGGACAATAAAATAAGACTTTGCATCCGAGACAGCTTGTCTCGACTTGCCCAAAGTGCTTTTCAGAGGCAATACCATAATGATACAGGCAGTACCTGCACAAGCAGCAGAGATGAAGTTCTTGGTAACAAAGATTTAGTCGGCCATGAGAG ATTCACTACAATGGCGGATGTAGAGACAGACACCAATCCAATAGATCGGATGGTGGCGCATTTGCTCTTCCATAGGCCGCTTGACTTTTCTGGAAAACCTTCTGATGCACCTGACTCGCCTTTGTCTCCCAAGCTCtcatttgaaaagaaagcaAATCCGACAGAAAGCTTAACCAGGGGACATTTTGCTGAGAGCTTTGGGAACACTCAGATTACATCTCCACCAGGATCGAAAACAGCAGGCACATTTTCTGAAGGCAATCAGTCCAAAAACTGTCCTGCTTTTGTCACTTTTGAGAATGCGTCCAACACTGAAAATACAGATGGGGTACGGGGAAAGGTTGAAACCTCCAATTGA
- the LOC131022394 gene encoding protein LNK2 isoform X4, whose product MFDWNDDELTNIIWDEAGESDDHIVPYPDQVEEKPSILFGDPPKKEKNQRISNASPPEVKNSPTRAEDGVELDSNCINDTGDPETGFDHTSWSDCPDPSLSNVAKAEPDTAGAMITKNIAKSSEHGSIIDETAQFKKDSEIFENPPEDGEQGDFVDYGWANIGSFDDLDRIFSNQDPLFGNMSAGHADELWSPSKDVTSSPLGTTPLSGDSSDPQFGALRASIGQSEVKAEYMLDSSQTLGYKKLNEITSHAPQDVQASLDIEHFGGKSNLLGKEKSPATSGIVQAGLAQHNDGTAATPTKFPGKANRQKRSLKGQKLDKKNEVRQLHNLSGTWSSSRSTLQQVNGQCSPSVINPGPPLVLTQQSSLPRPEPFQQKYFSGAPLGTPLYGSMVNHYPMTSVLPQFHPGDENHELMSSSYEVPPSSSNSIKNSDDAAVKPPAMTPREKIEKLRRRQQMRAILAIQKQQLQFGNQVSVSENTGMEGGKNEVNESLGTFPSLEPSSPAEQYDSNTISTTFDNCSVEESVLYHLQDTIAKLDNKIRLCIRDSLSRLAQSAFQRQYHNDTGSTCTSSRDEVLGNKDLVGHERFTTMADVETDTNPIDRMVAHLLFHRPLDFSGKPSDAPDSPLSPKLSFEKKANPTESLTRGHFAESFGNTQITSPPGSKTAGTFSEGNQSKNCPAFVTFENASNTENTDGVRGKVETSN is encoded by the exons ATGTTTGATTGGAACGACGACGag TTAACAAACATAATATGGGATGAGGCTGGGGAAAGTGATGATCATATTGTTCCATATCCTGATCAAGTTGAGGagaaaccttcaattttatttggCGATCCccctaagaaagaaaaaaatcagCGAATTTCAAATGCTAGCCCTCCTGAAGTGAAAAATTCTCCCACCAGAGCTGAAGATGGGGTTGAACTAGATAGTAATTGCATTAATGATACTGGTGATCCCGAGACAGGATTTGATCATACTTCGTGGTCTGATTGCCCCGATCCATCATTATCAAATGTTGCAAAAGCTGAACCAGATACTGCAGGTGCCATGATTACAAAAAACATAGCAAAGAGTTCAGAACATGGCTCCATAATTG ATGAGACAGCTCAATTCAAGAAAGATTCTGAAATATTTGAAAATCCCCCAGAAGATGGAGAACAAGGTGACTTTGTTGACTATGGCTGGGCCAATATTGGAAGTTTTGATGATCTGGATAGGATATTTAG CAACCAAGATCCATTATTTGGGAATATGAGCGCTGGACACGCTGATGAACTATGGTCCCCTTCCAAAGATGTAACCAGCAGCCCTCTAGGCACTACTCCTTTATCTGGAGACTCCTCTGATCCACAGTTTGGAGCACTAAGAGCCTCAATTGGTCAATCTGAGGTTAAGGCTGAATACATGCTAGATTCCAGCCAGACACTCGGGTACAAAAAACTGAACGAGATCACATCTCATGCTCCACAGGATGTACAGGCAAGCTTAGATATTGAACATTTCGGAGGTAAAAGTAACCTATTAGGGAAAGAAAAG TCACCAGCAACAAGTGGGATAGTCCAAGCAGGCCTAGCACAACATAATGATGGAACTGCTGCCACCCCTACTAAATTCCCGGGCAAA GCTAATAGGCAAAAGAGGTCTCTGAAGGGACAGAAGTTGGACAAAAAGAACGAAGTGAGACAACTTCATAACTTAAGTGGTACATGGTCATCATCCAGAAGCACGTTGCAACAAGTTAATGGCCAGTGTTCACCATCAGTGATCAACCCAGGTCCACCTTTGGTGCTCACTCAGCAAAGCTCACTTCCAAGGCCTGAGCCGTTTCAACAAAAATACTTCTCAGGGGCACCTTTAGGTACTCCTTTGTATGGGAGTATGGTAAATCACTATCCTATGACTTCTGTCTTGCCACAGTTTCATCCTGGGGATGAAAACCATGAACTAATGTCGTCTAGCTATGAAGTCCCACCTTCCAGTTCAAATTCAATAAAGAATTCAGACGATGCTGCAGTGAAGCCTCCAGCAATGACACCaagagaaaaaattgaaaagttaAGGAGGAGGCAGCAAATGCGAGCAATACTTGCAATTCAGAAACAGCAGCTGCAATTTGGTAACCAGGTATCTGTTTCTGAAAATACTGGCATGGAAGGAGGGAAAAACGAAGTTAATGAAAGTCTTGGGACTTTTCCTTCCCTGGAACCAAGCTCGCCTGCTGAACAGTATGATTCTAATACAATCAGCACGACCTTTGACAACTGCTCAGTGGAGGAATCGGTGCTCTATCACCTTCAAGATACCATAGCTAAA TTGGACAATAAAATAAGACTTTGCATCCGAGACAGCTTGTCTCGACTTGCCCAAAGTGCTTTTCAGAGGCAATACCATAATGATACAGGCAGTACCTGCACAAGCAGCAGAGATGAAGTTCTTGGTAACAAAGATTTAGTCGGCCATGAGAG ATTCACTACAATGGCGGATGTAGAGACAGACACCAATCCAATAGATCGGATGGTGGCGCATTTGCTCTTCCATAGGCCGCTTGACTTTTCTGGAAAACCTTCTGATGCACCTGACTCGCCTTTGTCTCCCAAGCTCtcatttgaaaagaaagcaAATCCGACAGAAAGCTTAACCAGGGGACATTTTGCTGAGAGCTTTGGGAACACTCAGATTACATCTCCACCAGGATCGAAAACAGCAGGCACATTTTCTGAAGGCAATCAGTCCAAAAACTGTCCTGCTTTTGTCACTTTTGAGAATGCGTCCAACACTGAAAATACAGATGGGGTACGGGGAAAGGTTGAAACCTCCAATTGA
- the LOC131022394 gene encoding protein LNK2 isoform X1, with product MFDWNDDELTNIIWDEAGESDDHIVPYPDQVEEKPSILFGDPPKKEKNQRISNASPPEVKNSPTRAEDGVELDSNCINDTGDPETGFDHTSWSDCPDPSLSNVAKAEPDTAGAMITKNIAKSSEHGSIIDETAQFKKDSEIFENPPEDGEQGDFVDYGWANIGSFDDLDRIFSNQDPLFGNMSAGHADELWSPSKDVTSSPLGTTPLSGDSSDPQFGALRASIGQSEVKAEYMLDSSQTLGYKKLNEITSHAPQDVQASLDIEHFGGKSNLLGKEKVQRTRSLILFSSFSLFTSQTHELLWVPLAFTLDLVMDSPFSFCLFIQSPATSGIVQAGLAQHNDGTAATPTKFPGKLFLRVQANRQKRSLKGQKLDKKNEVRQLHNLSGTWSSSRSTLQQVNGQCSPSVINPGPPLVLTQQSSLPRPEPFQQKYFSGAPLGTPLYGSMVNHYPMTSVLPQFHPGDENHELMSSSYEVPPSSSNSIKNSDDAAVKPPAMTPREKIEKLRRRQQMRAILAIQKQQLQFGNQVSVSENTGMEGGKNEVNESLGTFPSLEPSSPAEQYDSNTISTTFDNCSVEESVLYHLQDTIAKLDNKIRLCIRDSLSRLAQSAFQRQYHNDTGSTCTSSRDEVLGNKDLVGHERFTTMADVETDTNPIDRMVAHLLFHRPLDFSGKPSDAPDSPLSPKLSFEKKANPTESLTRGHFAESFGNTQITSPPGSKTAGTFSEGNQSKNCPAFVTFENASNTENTDGVRGKVETSN from the exons ATGTTTGATTGGAACGACGACGag TTAACAAACATAATATGGGATGAGGCTGGGGAAAGTGATGATCATATTGTTCCATATCCTGATCAAGTTGAGGagaaaccttcaattttatttggCGATCCccctaagaaagaaaaaaatcagCGAATTTCAAATGCTAGCCCTCCTGAAGTGAAAAATTCTCCCACCAGAGCTGAAGATGGGGTTGAACTAGATAGTAATTGCATTAATGATACTGGTGATCCCGAGACAGGATTTGATCATACTTCGTGGTCTGATTGCCCCGATCCATCATTATCAAATGTTGCAAAAGCTGAACCAGATACTGCAGGTGCCATGATTACAAAAAACATAGCAAAGAGTTCAGAACATGGCTCCATAATTG ATGAGACAGCTCAATTCAAGAAAGATTCTGAAATATTTGAAAATCCCCCAGAAGATGGAGAACAAGGTGACTTTGTTGACTATGGCTGGGCCAATATTGGAAGTTTTGATGATCTGGATAGGATATTTAG CAACCAAGATCCATTATTTGGGAATATGAGCGCTGGACACGCTGATGAACTATGGTCCCCTTCCAAAGATGTAACCAGCAGCCCTCTAGGCACTACTCCTTTATCTGGAGACTCCTCTGATCCACAGTTTGGAGCACTAAGAGCCTCAATTGGTCAATCTGAGGTTAAGGCTGAATACATGCTAGATTCCAGCCAGACACTCGGGTACAAAAAACTGAACGAGATCACATCTCATGCTCCACAGGATGTACAGGCAAGCTTAGATATTGAACATTTCGGAGGTAAAAGTAACCTATTAGGGAAAGAAAAGGTACAGAGGACTAGGTCTTTGATATTATTTAGTAGTTTTTCTCTCTTTACTTCACAAACTCACGAGCTTCTTTGGGTGCCTTTAGCTTTTACTCTTGACTTAGTTATGGACTCACCTTTCTCCTTTTGCTTATTTATTCAGTCACCAGCAACAAGTGGGATAGTCCAAGCAGGCCTAGCACAACATAATGATGGAACTGCTGCCACCCCTACTAAATTCCCGGGCAAA TTGTTTTTGCGTGTTCAGGCTAATAGGCAAAAGAGGTCTCTGAAGGGACAGAAGTTGGACAAAAAGAACGAAGTGAGACAACTTCATAACTTAAGTGGTACATGGTCATCATCCAGAAGCACGTTGCAACAAGTTAATGGCCAGTGTTCACCATCAGTGATCAACCCAGGTCCACCTTTGGTGCTCACTCAGCAAAGCTCACTTCCAAGGCCTGAGCCGTTTCAACAAAAATACTTCTCAGGGGCACCTTTAGGTACTCCTTTGTATGGGAGTATGGTAAATCACTATCCTATGACTTCTGTCTTGCCACAGTTTCATCCTGGGGATGAAAACCATGAACTAATGTCGTCTAGCTATGAAGTCCCACCTTCCAGTTCAAATTCAATAAAGAATTCAGACGATGCTGCAGTGAAGCCTCCAGCAATGACACCaagagaaaaaattgaaaagttaAGGAGGAGGCAGCAAATGCGAGCAATACTTGCAATTCAGAAACAGCAGCTGCAATTTGGTAACCAGGTATCTGTTTCTGAAAATACTGGCATGGAAGGAGGGAAAAACGAAGTTAATGAAAGTCTTGGGACTTTTCCTTCCCTGGAACCAAGCTCGCCTGCTGAACAGTATGATTCTAATACAATCAGCACGACCTTTGACAACTGCTCAGTGGAGGAATCGGTGCTCTATCACCTTCAAGATACCATAGCTAAA TTGGACAATAAAATAAGACTTTGCATCCGAGACAGCTTGTCTCGACTTGCCCAAAGTGCTTTTCAGAGGCAATACCATAATGATACAGGCAGTACCTGCACAAGCAGCAGAGATGAAGTTCTTGGTAACAAAGATTTAGTCGGCCATGAGAG ATTCACTACAATGGCGGATGTAGAGACAGACACCAATCCAATAGATCGGATGGTGGCGCATTTGCTCTTCCATAGGCCGCTTGACTTTTCTGGAAAACCTTCTGATGCACCTGACTCGCCTTTGTCTCCCAAGCTCtcatttgaaaagaaagcaAATCCGACAGAAAGCTTAACCAGGGGACATTTTGCTGAGAGCTTTGGGAACACTCAGATTACATCTCCACCAGGATCGAAAACAGCAGGCACATTTTCTGAAGGCAATCAGTCCAAAAACTGTCCTGCTTTTGTCACTTTTGAGAATGCGTCCAACACTGAAAATACAGATGGGGTACGGGGAAAGGTTGAAACCTCCAATTGA
- the LOC131022394 gene encoding protein LNK2 isoform X2: protein MFDWNDDELTNIIWDEAGESDDHIVPYPDQVEEKPSILFGDPPKKEKNQRISNASPPEVKNSPTRAEDGVELDSNCINDTGDPETGFDHTSWSDCPDPSLSNVAKAEPDTAGAMITKNIAKSSEHGSIIDETAQFKKDSEIFENPPEDGEQGDFVDYGWANIGSFDDLDRIFSNQDPLFGNMSAGHADELWSPSKDVTSSPLGTTPLSGDSSDPQFGALRASIGQSEVKAEYMLDSSQTLGYKKLNEITSHAPQDVQASLDIEHFGGKSNLLGKEKVQRTRSLILFSSFSLFTSQTHELLWVPLAFTLDLVMDSPFSFCLFIQSPATSGIVQAGLAQHNDGTAATPTKFPGKANRQKRSLKGQKLDKKNEVRQLHNLSGTWSSSRSTLQQVNGQCSPSVINPGPPLVLTQQSSLPRPEPFQQKYFSGAPLGTPLYGSMVNHYPMTSVLPQFHPGDENHELMSSSYEVPPSSSNSIKNSDDAAVKPPAMTPREKIEKLRRRQQMRAILAIQKQQLQFGNQVSVSENTGMEGGKNEVNESLGTFPSLEPSSPAEQYDSNTISTTFDNCSVEESVLYHLQDTIAKLDNKIRLCIRDSLSRLAQSAFQRQYHNDTGSTCTSSRDEVLGNKDLVGHERFTTMADVETDTNPIDRMVAHLLFHRPLDFSGKPSDAPDSPLSPKLSFEKKANPTESLTRGHFAESFGNTQITSPPGSKTAGTFSEGNQSKNCPAFVTFENASNTENTDGVRGKVETSN, encoded by the exons ATGTTTGATTGGAACGACGACGag TTAACAAACATAATATGGGATGAGGCTGGGGAAAGTGATGATCATATTGTTCCATATCCTGATCAAGTTGAGGagaaaccttcaattttatttggCGATCCccctaagaaagaaaaaaatcagCGAATTTCAAATGCTAGCCCTCCTGAAGTGAAAAATTCTCCCACCAGAGCTGAAGATGGGGTTGAACTAGATAGTAATTGCATTAATGATACTGGTGATCCCGAGACAGGATTTGATCATACTTCGTGGTCTGATTGCCCCGATCCATCATTATCAAATGTTGCAAAAGCTGAACCAGATACTGCAGGTGCCATGATTACAAAAAACATAGCAAAGAGTTCAGAACATGGCTCCATAATTG ATGAGACAGCTCAATTCAAGAAAGATTCTGAAATATTTGAAAATCCCCCAGAAGATGGAGAACAAGGTGACTTTGTTGACTATGGCTGGGCCAATATTGGAAGTTTTGATGATCTGGATAGGATATTTAG CAACCAAGATCCATTATTTGGGAATATGAGCGCTGGACACGCTGATGAACTATGGTCCCCTTCCAAAGATGTAACCAGCAGCCCTCTAGGCACTACTCCTTTATCTGGAGACTCCTCTGATCCACAGTTTGGAGCACTAAGAGCCTCAATTGGTCAATCTGAGGTTAAGGCTGAATACATGCTAGATTCCAGCCAGACACTCGGGTACAAAAAACTGAACGAGATCACATCTCATGCTCCACAGGATGTACAGGCAAGCTTAGATATTGAACATTTCGGAGGTAAAAGTAACCTATTAGGGAAAGAAAAGGTACAGAGGACTAGGTCTTTGATATTATTTAGTAGTTTTTCTCTCTTTACTTCACAAACTCACGAGCTTCTTTGGGTGCCTTTAGCTTTTACTCTTGACTTAGTTATGGACTCACCTTTCTCCTTTTGCTTATTTATTCAGTCACCAGCAACAAGTGGGATAGTCCAAGCAGGCCTAGCACAACATAATGATGGAACTGCTGCCACCCCTACTAAATTCCCGGGCAAA GCTAATAGGCAAAAGAGGTCTCTGAAGGGACAGAAGTTGGACAAAAAGAACGAAGTGAGACAACTTCATAACTTAAGTGGTACATGGTCATCATCCAGAAGCACGTTGCAACAAGTTAATGGCCAGTGTTCACCATCAGTGATCAACCCAGGTCCACCTTTGGTGCTCACTCAGCAAAGCTCACTTCCAAGGCCTGAGCCGTTTCAACAAAAATACTTCTCAGGGGCACCTTTAGGTACTCCTTTGTATGGGAGTATGGTAAATCACTATCCTATGACTTCTGTCTTGCCACAGTTTCATCCTGGGGATGAAAACCATGAACTAATGTCGTCTAGCTATGAAGTCCCACCTTCCAGTTCAAATTCAATAAAGAATTCAGACGATGCTGCAGTGAAGCCTCCAGCAATGACACCaagagaaaaaattgaaaagttaAGGAGGAGGCAGCAAATGCGAGCAATACTTGCAATTCAGAAACAGCAGCTGCAATTTGGTAACCAGGTATCTGTTTCTGAAAATACTGGCATGGAAGGAGGGAAAAACGAAGTTAATGAAAGTCTTGGGACTTTTCCTTCCCTGGAACCAAGCTCGCCTGCTGAACAGTATGATTCTAATACAATCAGCACGACCTTTGACAACTGCTCAGTGGAGGAATCGGTGCTCTATCACCTTCAAGATACCATAGCTAAA TTGGACAATAAAATAAGACTTTGCATCCGAGACAGCTTGTCTCGACTTGCCCAAAGTGCTTTTCAGAGGCAATACCATAATGATACAGGCAGTACCTGCACAAGCAGCAGAGATGAAGTTCTTGGTAACAAAGATTTAGTCGGCCATGAGAG ATTCACTACAATGGCGGATGTAGAGACAGACACCAATCCAATAGATCGGATGGTGGCGCATTTGCTCTTCCATAGGCCGCTTGACTTTTCTGGAAAACCTTCTGATGCACCTGACTCGCCTTTGTCTCCCAAGCTCtcatttgaaaagaaagcaAATCCGACAGAAAGCTTAACCAGGGGACATTTTGCTGAGAGCTTTGGGAACACTCAGATTACATCTCCACCAGGATCGAAAACAGCAGGCACATTTTCTGAAGGCAATCAGTCCAAAAACTGTCCTGCTTTTGTCACTTTTGAGAATGCGTCCAACACTGAAAATACAGATGGGGTACGGGGAAAGGTTGAAACCTCCAATTGA
- the LOC131022394 gene encoding protein LNK2 isoform X5, protein MITKNIAKSSEHGSIIDETAQFKKDSEIFENPPEDGEQGDFVDYGWANIGSFDDLDRIFSNQDPLFGNMSAGHADELWSPSKDVTSSPLGTTPLSGDSSDPQFGALRASIGQSEVKAEYMLDSSQTLGYKKLNEITSHAPQDVQASLDIEHFGGKSNLLGKEKVQRTRSLILFSSFSLFTSQTHELLWVPLAFTLDLVMDSPFSFCLFIQSPATSGIVQAGLAQHNDGTAATPTKFPGKLFLRVQANRQKRSLKGQKLDKKNEVRQLHNLSGTWSSSRSTLQQVNGQCSPSVINPGPPLVLTQQSSLPRPEPFQQKYFSGAPLGTPLYGSMVNHYPMTSVLPQFHPGDENHELMSSSYEVPPSSSNSIKNSDDAAVKPPAMTPREKIEKLRRRQQMRAILAIQKQQLQFGNQVSVSENTGMEGGKNEVNESLGTFPSLEPSSPAEQYDSNTISTTFDNCSVEESVLYHLQDTIAKLDNKIRLCIRDSLSRLAQSAFQRQYHNDTGSTCTSSRDEVLGNKDLVGHERFTTMADVETDTNPIDRMVAHLLFHRPLDFSGKPSDAPDSPLSPKLSFEKKANPTESLTRGHFAESFGNTQITSPPGSKTAGTFSEGNQSKNCPAFVTFENASNTENTDGVRGKVETSN, encoded by the exons ATGATTACAAAAAACATAGCAAAGAGTTCAGAACATGGCTCCATAATTG ATGAGACAGCTCAATTCAAGAAAGATTCTGAAATATTTGAAAATCCCCCAGAAGATGGAGAACAAGGTGACTTTGTTGACTATGGCTGGGCCAATATTGGAAGTTTTGATGATCTGGATAGGATATTTAG CAACCAAGATCCATTATTTGGGAATATGAGCGCTGGACACGCTGATGAACTATGGTCCCCTTCCAAAGATGTAACCAGCAGCCCTCTAGGCACTACTCCTTTATCTGGAGACTCCTCTGATCCACAGTTTGGAGCACTAAGAGCCTCAATTGGTCAATCTGAGGTTAAGGCTGAATACATGCTAGATTCCAGCCAGACACTCGGGTACAAAAAACTGAACGAGATCACATCTCATGCTCCACAGGATGTACAGGCAAGCTTAGATATTGAACATTTCGGAGGTAAAAGTAACCTATTAGGGAAAGAAAAGGTACAGAGGACTAGGTCTTTGATATTATTTAGTAGTTTTTCTCTCTTTACTTCACAAACTCACGAGCTTCTTTGGGTGCCTTTAGCTTTTACTCTTGACTTAGTTATGGACTCACCTTTCTCCTTTTGCTTATTTATTCAGTCACCAGCAACAAGTGGGATAGTCCAAGCAGGCCTAGCACAACATAATGATGGAACTGCTGCCACCCCTACTAAATTCCCGGGCAAA TTGTTTTTGCGTGTTCAGGCTAATAGGCAAAAGAGGTCTCTGAAGGGACAGAAGTTGGACAAAAAGAACGAAGTGAGACAACTTCATAACTTAAGTGGTACATGGTCATCATCCAGAAGCACGTTGCAACAAGTTAATGGCCAGTGTTCACCATCAGTGATCAACCCAGGTCCACCTTTGGTGCTCACTCAGCAAAGCTCACTTCCAAGGCCTGAGCCGTTTCAACAAAAATACTTCTCAGGGGCACCTTTAGGTACTCCTTTGTATGGGAGTATGGTAAATCACTATCCTATGACTTCTGTCTTGCCACAGTTTCATCCTGGGGATGAAAACCATGAACTAATGTCGTCTAGCTATGAAGTCCCACCTTCCAGTTCAAATTCAATAAAGAATTCAGACGATGCTGCAGTGAAGCCTCCAGCAATGACACCaagagaaaaaattgaaaagttaAGGAGGAGGCAGCAAATGCGAGCAATACTTGCAATTCAGAAACAGCAGCTGCAATTTGGTAACCAGGTATCTGTTTCTGAAAATACTGGCATGGAAGGAGGGAAAAACGAAGTTAATGAAAGTCTTGGGACTTTTCCTTCCCTGGAACCAAGCTCGCCTGCTGAACAGTATGATTCTAATACAATCAGCACGACCTTTGACAACTGCTCAGTGGAGGAATCGGTGCTCTATCACCTTCAAGATACCATAGCTAAA TTGGACAATAAAATAAGACTTTGCATCCGAGACAGCTTGTCTCGACTTGCCCAAAGTGCTTTTCAGAGGCAATACCATAATGATACAGGCAGTACCTGCACAAGCAGCAGAGATGAAGTTCTTGGTAACAAAGATTTAGTCGGCCATGAGAG ATTCACTACAATGGCGGATGTAGAGACAGACACCAATCCAATAGATCGGATGGTGGCGCATTTGCTCTTCCATAGGCCGCTTGACTTTTCTGGAAAACCTTCTGATGCACCTGACTCGCCTTTGTCTCCCAAGCTCtcatttgaaaagaaagcaAATCCGACAGAAAGCTTAACCAGGGGACATTTTGCTGAGAGCTTTGGGAACACTCAGATTACATCTCCACCAGGATCGAAAACAGCAGGCACATTTTCTGAAGGCAATCAGTCCAAAAACTGTCCTGCTTTTGTCACTTTTGAGAATGCGTCCAACACTGAAAATACAGATGGGGTACGGGGAAAGGTTGAAACCTCCAATTGA